The proteins below come from a single Corvus hawaiiensis isolate bCorHaw1 chromosome 20, bCorHaw1.pri.cur, whole genome shotgun sequence genomic window:
- the YWHAG gene encoding 14-3-3 protein gamma translates to MVDREQLVQKARLAEQAERYDDMAAAMKNVTELNEPLSNEERNLLSVAYKNVVGARRSSWRVISSIEQKTSADGNEKKIEMVRAYREKIEKELEAVCQDVLSLLDNYLIKNCSETQYESKVFYLKMKGDYYRYLAEVATGEKRATVVESSEKAYSEAHEISKEHMQPTHPIRLGLALNYSVFYYEIQNAPEQACHLAKTAFDDAIAELDTLNEDSYKDSTLIMQLLRDNLTLWTSDQQDDDGGEGNN, encoded by the exons ATGGTGGACCGCGAGCAGCTGGTGCAGAAGGCCCGGCTGGCCGAGCAAGCCGAGCGATACGACGACATGGCGGCCGCCATGAAGAAC GTGACGGAGCTGAACGAGCCCCTGTCCAACGAAGAGAGGAACCTGTTGTCCGTCGCCTACAAGAACGTGGTGGGGGCACGGCGCTCGTCCTGGCGAGTCATCAGCAGCATCGAGCAGAAGACCTCTGCTGATGGGAACGAGAAGAAGATCGAGATGGTCCGTGCCTACCGCGAGAAGATCGAGAAGGAGTTGGAAGCGGTGTGCCAGGATGTGCTGAGCCTGCTGGACAACTACCTGATCAAGAACTGCAGCGAGACGCAGTACGAGAGCAAAGTCTTCTACCTGAAGATGAAAGGGGACTATTACCGCTACCTGGCCGAGGTGGCCACCGGGGAGAAGAGGGCGACCGTGGTGGAGTCTTCAGAGAAGGCCTATAGCGAAGCCCATGAGATCAGCAAGGAGCACATGCAGCCCACCCACCCCATCCGGCTCGGGCTGGCGCTTAACTACTCGGTTTTCTACTACGAGATCCAGAACGCGCCGGAGCAGGCCTGCCACCTGGCCAAGACGGCCTTCGACGACGCCATTGCCGAGCTGGACACCCTCAACGAGGACTCCTACAAGGACTCAACGCTCATCATGCAGCTCCTCCGCGACAACCTAACGCTCTGGACGAGCGATCAGCAAGACGACGACGGCGGAGAAGGCAACAACTAG